The Kordia sp. SMS9 DNA window CTAGATTGTTAGCTACGCTTAGGTCAGAATTATACCAAACAGCAAAGGTCAGAATGACTTCCGACCTTTTTAATTTAGCACTACAGCAGTTGTAAATATGCAAAGTGTTTTTTGAAATTTAGCGAACTACAGTATGTGTATTGTCAATCAATTTAACATAAACAATCTGTAAATTTAGTATTACAAGTGTTTCCAGCAGTTTGACAATCTGAACCTTCTGTGTCTGGTCCTGGACAAATAAGTCTACTGTCGTATGGATTTCCACCTTTTACAGAGAAATTGCGCAAGTTAGAAATTGATTTTTTTCTTAGTTGCAAATTTTTTAAATTCTGTTTTTTCATAACTTTAATTTTTTAGTTTCTTTTTCATCATAAAAATAATTTAACTAAAAAATAGTCATTTACGGTATTCCCTTACTTAACTATAAATTAAGAAGTTACAATAAAATTGTTAAAATTTCATAAAAGGAAACTGTTGTTGCAGTTTTTCAATTTTAGCGTGAAGATGTGCTAAAAATTGTTGGTGTTGTGTCGATTCAGGGTTGAACGGTTTGTGCGCCAATCCTTTTTGAATAGTATCCACTGTTTTCATCGTTTGTTCACTTTCGTGCGAAATCCAAGCGTGCTGAAATTTCTCCCAAATGTAATCAATAGCAATTTTGTTAGGATGAATCATGTCGTCCGCGTAAAAACGATAATCGCGCAATTCGTCCATCATCAATTCATAGGAAGGAAAGTAATGCACCAAATGTCGTTTGGATATATGTTGATGAATTCCCGTTAGTAAATGTGCTTTGCTCCGTTGATTTTCCACAAAACCATCTTTTATGTGTCGCACAGGCGAAACTGTAAAAAGTACAGTTATTTTCGGATTGATGCTTTTGAGCAATACCACACAATTTTCAACACTTTCTGAAACCTCATCTACCGTTAAAAGTTCTTTTAAAAATTGTTTTTGCGGGACTTTGTGGCAATTCGCGACACGCATATCCGTTTCAATATGACGATACGTCCACGCAGTTCCTAAAGTAATAATGATGTGTGAAGCAGTGAGGATATATTTGTACGTTTCCGCTACAACGGTATTTAAATTGTGCAACAATATATTTTTGTCTGCGTGACTCAATTCAGAATGTGCTTCAAAACAATGCCAACGTTCGTTTACATAGAAAATATCAGCTTTTGTAAACACTTCATGGTTGATTGCTTTCAGAATGACATTTTCGATCGCTTTAGGGTGAAATAAGATTCCCAACGGATTTTGAAACGTTTTAAATTTAAAGTACGACAACTTCTCACCTATATGTTCCGAAAAACAAGAACCCAATAAACATATATTGGATTCGTAGTTTATTGGGTTGTGTGGTTCTTTTACAAACGGAATGTTGGTTTGCAACAACATATATTATTGCTTTTCTTTTGCTTCCGCAGCGCGCTTTGCAGTGTGATACATTAAATTGAGTCTGTTTTTCATTCCTTGTGTAAAACCGACCAATTCCTGACTGTCATAGGTAACACCTTTTATTTTTTCCATTTTCAAAATGGCATCGCTCGTAGCACGATCTAGCTTTCCTTTTTCTACAATATCGTACGGATTTAAAATTTCGAGATAGATTAATTTCTCTTGAAAATCCGTCACAACTTTAGGTGTTGGTTTCTCCAATTTATACCATTTCCCTTTTTGTCTTGGCATCTCACACCAAACATACACGTCTTCTTTTTTGTTTTTTTCTTCTTTTTGAGAGGTTTCTTGCGCACACAATGGAAGGGCAAACAGTACTGCAAAAAGTGCGATATACATTTTTTTCATAAGGCTATTATATAATGTTACTATTTAATTGTTTATAATTATAATTCAATTTTTTATGAATTGATTTTATTTTACATATTCACGAACGCGTTCGATGGCCTTTGGAATTCCGCCAGGATTTTTCCCTCCAGCAGTTGCAAAAAAGGCTTGTCCGCCGCCGCCGCCGTGAATGAGCTTTCCAAGTTCACGCACTACTTTTCCTGCATCATAACCGCGAGCTGCGACCAATTCTTTCGAAATATAACACGTCAACATTACTTTGTTTTCTGTTGCGGTTGCGAAGAATAAAAATAGGTTTTTTAGTTCACCGCCCAACTCAAATGCTAGATTTTTGATTCCGTTTTGATCTAAATCTACTTTTTTCGCTAAAAACTGCACGCCGTTGATGTCTTCCAATTCATTTTTCAGATCGGTTTTTAAGTTTTTCGCTTTGTCTTTGAGTAAACTTTCAATCTGTTTTTTCAGTTTTGCATTTTCATCTTTCAAGTCAGCAACTGCTTTTACCGCATCTTTCGGGTTGTTTAACGCATCTTTGATTTCGTAATACGCTCTGTTATTTTCAAAATAAAATTCTTTCGTCGCATCATACGTAATTCCTTCAATTCTTCGAATTCCTGCAGCAACAGCACCTTCCGATTTGATTTTAAAATGCCAAATATCAGCCGTGTTTTCTACATGTGTTCCGCCGCACAATTCTATAGATTGTCCAAAACGTATGGAACGAACGGTGTCGCCATATTTTTCACCAAACAAACCAATGGCACCTTCTGCTTTTGCAGCTGCCAACGGTTGATTTCGTTTTTCAATTAACGGCAATTTCCCTTCAATTCGTGCATTTACGAAGCTTTCAACATCTCGCAATTCTTCTTTGGTCATTTTGGAAAAATGTGAGAAATCGAAACGCAAGTATTTTGAATGTACTGCCGAGCCTTTTTGTTCTACATGCGTTCCCAATACTTCGCGCAATGCTTGATGTAATAAGTGTGTCGCCGTGTGATTTGCCGCCGTACGATTGCGTTGTTTCTCGTCTACCACAGCTTTAAATGTCGCTTCGAGTTTTTTAGGCAATGTTTTGGCAATATGAACAATTAGGTTGTTTTCTTTTTTGGTATCGATGATGTATACAATATCATTATCCTGTGTTTGCAAATAGCCTTTATCGCCTACTTGTCCTCCGCCTTCTGGATAAAAAGGAGTCAAATTGAATACCAATTGATACTGAATACCTTCTTTTTTGGTCTCTATTTTACGATACTTTACTAGTTTTACATCCACTTCTAGCGTGTCGTAGCCTACAAATTCTTCGTCTTCATCTTCAATAATCGTAACCCAGTCGTCCGTTTGAATTGCAGTTGCTTCACGTCCTTTTCCTTTTTGTTCTTCAAGAAGTTTGTTGAATTCATCATGATTGTAAGTCAAGTCATTTTCTTTCAGAATCAACTTGGTTAAATCTTCTGGAAAACCATACGTATCTTTTAATTCGAATACTTTCTTCCCTGAAACTTCTGTGCCTTTAACATTTTTCATGACACGATCCAACAACACCAAACCTTGATCTAGTGTACGCAAAAACGAAGCTTCTTCTTCTTTGATTACATTTTGAATGAGTTGTTTTTGCTCTTTCAATTCAGGAAACGCGTTCCCCATTTTTTTGTCTAAAACTTCTACAAGGCGATAGATGAATGGTTCTTTTTTGTGTAAGAATGTAAATCCGTAACGCACGGCTCTACGCAGAATTCTACGAATTACATATCCTGCCGTATTGTTACT harbors:
- a CDS encoding GSCFA domain-containing protein — protein: MLLQTNIPFVKEPHNPINYESNICLLGSCFSEHIGEKLSYFKFKTFQNPLGILFHPKAIENVILKAINHEVFTKADIFYVNERWHCFEAHSELSHADKNILLHNLNTVVAETYKYILTASHIIITLGTAWTYRHIETDMRVANCHKVPQKQFLKELLTVDEVSESVENCVVLLKSINPKITVLFTVSPVRHIKDGFVENQRSKAHLLTGIHQHISKRHLVHYFPSYELMMDELRDYRFYADDMIHPNKIAIDYIWEKFQHAWISHESEQTMKTVDTIQKGLAHKPFNPESTQHQQFLAHLHAKIEKLQQQFPFMKF
- the alaS gene encoding alanine--tRNA ligase, yielding MKSQDIRAKFLEFFRSKTHQIVPSAPMVMKNDPTLMFINSGMAPFKEYFLGNGTPKNNRIADTQKCLRVSGKHNDLEEVGYDTYHHTMFEMLGNWSFGDYFKKEAIAWAWELLTEVYGIDKDILYVTVFEGSDEDSLKLDQEAYDLWKEIIPEERILMGNKADNFWEMGSQGPCGPCSEIHVDIRSAEEKAKVPGAQLVNMDHPQVVEIWNLVFMQYNRKADKSLEKLPAQHVDTGMGFERLCMVLQNVTSNYDTDVFTPIIREIETITHTEYGNDEKVDVAIRVIADHVRAVSFSIADGQLPSNNTAGYVIRRILRRAVRYGFTFLHKKEPFIYRLVEVLDKKMGNAFPELKEQKQLIQNVIKEEEASFLRTLDQGLVLLDRVMKNVKGTEVSGKKVFELKDTYGFPEDLTKLILKENDLTYNHDEFNKLLEEQKGKGREATAIQTDDWVTIIEDEDEEFVGYDTLEVDVKLVKYRKIETKKEGIQYQLVFNLTPFYPEGGGQVGDKGYLQTQDNDIVYIIDTKKENNLIVHIAKTLPKKLEATFKAVVDEKQRNRTAANHTATHLLHQALREVLGTHVEQKGSAVHSKYLRFDFSHFSKMTKEELRDVESFVNARIEGKLPLIEKRNQPLAAAKAEGAIGLFGEKYGDTVRSIRFGQSIELCGGTHVENTADIWHFKIKSEGAVAAGIRRIEGITYDATKEFYFENNRAYYEIKDALNNPKDAVKAVADLKDENAKLKKQIESLLKDKAKNLKTDLKNELEDINGVQFLAKKVDLDQNGIKNLAFELGGELKNLFLFFATATENKVMLTCYISKELVAARGYDAGKVVRELGKLIHGGGGGQAFFATAGGKNPGGIPKAIERVREYVK